ATGGTCTGACCAGCCGGCCAAAAGCCGGCACCGTTAGACGCAGATTTTTTGAGGAAGTGCCGTGGAACTGGCCGGAAGGATTGCCCTGGTGACAGGTGGGGCGCGCCGTTTGGGGGCGGCCATGGTGCGCGCCCTTGTGGCGCAGGGCGTTCACGTGGCACTCCACTGCCACAGCTCACATCCGACGGCGGAGACGCTTGCGGCCGAACTCCGCGCTGGCGGAGGCACGGTCGAAGTCTTTCCTGCCGATCTGCGTCAGCGGAAGGACGTGGATGCCCTCTTTGAAGGCATCCTGCGCCGTTTCGGGACGCTGCACATTCTGGTCAACAATGCGGCGGTTTTTGAGCGCCGTCCCTGGCCCGAACTCACCGATGCTGACTGGGAACAGACACTGGCCGTCAACCTGACAGCGCCTTTCTGGTGTGCGCGCCGGGCGGCGCGGCTGATGCTGGCGCAGGGACGGGGGAAAATCATCAACCTCGCCTGTGTCGGGGGTGTCCGCCCGTGGGCGGCGTATCTTCATTACAACGTCTCCAAAGCCGGCCTCATCATGCTGACCGAAGGGCTGGCCAAGGTGCTGGCGCCGGTTGTGCAGGTCAATGCCATTGCACCCGGCATCGTCAACCTGACCGGAACGCCGGAAGGGGTGACGCCGGAGGACATCACACAGGCGCTGCTGTACCTGCTCAGCGCCGATGCCGTGACCGGTGAGACCCTGTTCGTGGATGCCGGCTACCGGTTGGGCCTCAAACCGCCCGCAAACCTTCGGCCGGCATAGCCCTGTGAAGGTGAACATGCTATGGTTGCGCAACTTCGCGTAAAAGTTTCGATATTTGCATGTAAGAGAGAGAAAACGATGAAGTTAGTCGCTTTGAGGGCGCTTCTCGCCGTGTTTTTCGCCGGTTGTTTTGCCACGGGCCAGGTTGTTTCTGCGGCGCTGGAAACGCCAGCGCCGGTGCTGACGCCAGCGCTGCTTGAGCAAACCGAGTGGAAAGTCACCGGCCCCTTTGGCGGTACGGTGCGCGCCCTGGCGCAGGACCCGACTGATCCCAAACGGATGTTCATCGGAACGGCCGATGGACAAATCTACACGACGGTGGACGGCGCGCAGACCTGGCGCTGGCTGCCGACCTTCAACCGCCCGCAGTACATCATCGAAAGTATCGTGATTGACCCGACGGCAACCGACACACTGTATGCGGCCGTGTGGGTGCTTGAAAATGACCGCGAGGGCGGGGTGTACAAGTCCACGGACGGCGGGCAGACCTGGCGGGCGGTGTTGAACGGAGAGTCCGTCCGCGCCTTTGCCATGGCTCCGGGCAATGCCAGTGTGCTGGTGGCCGGGACCCTGAATGGCGCGTTTCGTTCGACGGATGGTGGGGAGACCTGGGCGCGGTTGTCACCGGCCGGACACACCGGCATTCGGAACATCGAATCCGTTGCCATTGACCCGCGCAGCGCCGATACGGTTTATGTCGGCACCTGGTATCTGCCGTGGAAGACGACCGATGGCGGCCGGAACTGGACCTTTATCCACGGCGAGACCACAAAGCTCATCGAAGACTCTGACATTTTCAGCATCGCCATTGACACCTTTGACCCCGACCGCGTGTATTGCAGCGCCTGTAGCGGCATCTACCGCAGTCTTGACGGGGGGCGCAACTGGACGAAGTTCAAGGGCATTCCCTCCAGCGCCCGCCGGACGCACATCATTTTTCCGCATCCCACCCGCGAAAAAGAAATCTTCGCCGGTACGACCGAGGGCCTGTGGCACACCTTGGATGGCGGTGAGACGTGGCGGCAGATTCTGCCCACGACGACGACCATCAACGAAATCCGCATTCATCCGTCTGCGCCCCAGCGGGTCATCGTCGGCACGGAAAACCGGGGCGTCCTCATCAGTGAAGACGGGGGGAACACCTTTCAGGCGTACAATCACGGCTTTGTGACGCGCCGCGTGTCGGGGCTGCTGGCCGACAGCATGCAGCGCGGACGGTTGTTTGCGTCCGTGATGTTCAACGGCGCGGAAGGCGGCGTCTATGTCTCCAATGATTTCGGTCAGACCTGGTATCCCTCCTCGCAGGGGCTTGGCGCGCGGGATGTCTATGGCCTGCACGCGCCGGTGGGGGATTCGCGCCGTCTGTATGCCGCAACGAGCGATGGGGTGTTTGTGACGGAAAATGGCGGAAAGCTCTGGCAGCCGGCCAACCCGCCGGCCACCTGGCGCCCGACGCCGGTTGCACCGGGCGGACGGCAACCGGCGAACACGCCAACTGCCCGGCCGTCTGCCAAGGGCCGCCGCGCCGCCGCCCGCCCGTCCGCGTCCCGAACCATTCTGCGGCAACGGTTGAAGGGTCACGTCGTCGAACTGGTGTCAACCACTGACGGCTGGCTCTACGCCGCGGCCTGGGAAGGACTGTTCCGAACGGACAACCCGGCCAGGGGCTGGGAAAAAGTCAGCCTGGGCGCGTACCGTGGACGTGTCTTTTCGGTGGCCGTGTCGCCGCAGTCGTCAGAGGTCATTCTGGCCGGCATCTCGGATGGGATGCTCATGAGCCAGGATGGGGGCGCGACGTGGCAGCGGGCCGACCTGCCAATGAAAGCCTTCAAGGATGCCACCTGCGTGCAGGAAATAGCCTTTCACCCACGCCGCCCGGAAACCATGTTCGTCGGGACGCGGCGGACGGCCTATGTCAGCTTTGATGGCGGCAAGTCCTGGGAGCGGCTGGCACGCGGCATCGGCTTTGGTGACATTGCCGTGATCCGGTTCAACCCGCGCCAGGCGGATGAGGTCCTGATTGGCGATGCCCAGGGCGGGGGGCTGTATCTTTCGGTCAATGGCGGGCAGCTTTTCCACCGCCTCGACCAGCGGGCCGTGTTGCCGGGACATCGGATGTGGGCGGCGGCTTTCGATGTGTTCGCGCCGGGGCGCATCTATGCCGGCTCGGTCACTTCGGGGGTGATGGTTGTGACCCTTCCCGGACTCTCTCCGACCGCCTCAGTGCGTTAGCCCCGCTGGACCGGTATGCCGGAGCTTCCTGAAGTCGAAGGCGTCGCGCGTGAGTTGCAGCAGCGCCTTCAACAGCGGCGGGTCATTGGCGTCCGCATTCACCGTCCGCGCCTTGTTGCGCCACAGTCTGTCGCCACGGTTGTCGCAGGGATGCAGGGGGCGGTTTTTGCCGAAGTCGGGCGGCGCGGCAAGCACCTGCTGCTACACCTGGACAATGCCCATACCCTGCTCGTTCACCTGCGGATGGCCGGGCGGTTTCTGTATCTGGCGCCTGACGCCCCGCTGCCAAAGTTCACCCACGCCGTCTTTGACCTCGACAACGACCGTCGCCTGGTGTTTCAGGACCAGCGGCACTTCGCCATCATGCGGCTGGCGCCCACGGCCGCGTTGTTCCAGCTTGAGGAACTCCGTCATCTGGCGCCCGAACCGCTGGGGCCGGATTTCACGCCGGACTACCTGCAACGCACGCTGGCCGGCACGCGGCGTCCCATCAAGGAAGTCCTGCTCGACCAGACGCGCGTAGCCGGGTTGGGAAATATCTACGCAGCGGAAGTCCTCTTTGCCGTCGGCCTCCATCCGCTCACCCCGGCCAACCTGGTGTCCAAATCCAAGGTCAAAGACCTGTGGAAGACCATCCGCATCCTGCTGGAAGCCGCCATCGAAGCCGGCACGACCCTTGACGTGAACCCGGAAAACATCACCGGGCAGTATTTTGGCGCGGCTTTTGCCGAGGCTCTGCTCGTGTACGACCGGGAAGGTGAACCATGCCTCCGCTGTGAAACCCCCATTGCCCGAATTCGCCAGGGGCAACGCTCGACCTACTTCTGCCCCAGGTGTCAGCGCCCACGTGCCAGAACGGGACGACAACCGGCGCCGTGATGTGCTAGGGTGCGGCCCTAACAGTTTTTCAGCCCCCTCGGATGGTTTTTTTGGTGTGTCAGCCGAGGCACTTCTGCCCGGCAGGCAAGGTTTCGGGAACAAGGTGGCCTTGAGGCTGAACCGCTTTCGGGAAGGGATGACTTCTTATGGAGCAGCACGTCGGTAAGGCTTGGGGAACGCTGAAGTATCGGGACGCAGCAGGAAAAGAAGCGACGGCCATGCTGAACAAACCGGTTTTCCGCATTGGTCGTCTTGCAGACAACGACTTGCAGATTGATGACCCTTACGTATCCCGCCTGCATGTCGAGCTGCGCTTCGATGGTGTGCATGCGACGTTGGTGGACCGAAGCAGCACCGGCGCAACGTACGTCAACGACCAGCGCGTTTCGGAAGCGCAACTGCGCAGTGGCGACCGGCTCGCACTGGGGCGCAAGCTCGCCGGGACGGAAATCGTCTTCGAGTATGCCAACCAGGGGGCAAAGCCGTCTGAAGCCGTCGAGCCACACCAGGTGATGTCGGTCATTGACCACTCCCAGACGCGCTACCTCAATACGTCTCTCATCCGGGCAACCCAACTGACCAATGCCGCGACCGTCAATCGCCTGAAGGCGCTGTATGAGATTACGAGCGCGATTCTGGCGCTGACCAACCGCGAGGAACTGGCCGAGAAGCTCCTGACGCTGCTGTTTGACGTGTTGCCGGCCGAGCGGGGCGTCATCCTGCTGGCCGACCCGAAAGACAACACCCTGCGCCAGCAGGCGGCCCGGCTGCGCAGTGGGGATGCCGCCCAGGTTTCGCCGAGCCAGACGATTGTGCGCCGGGTCTATGAGGGCAACGTTGCGGAACTATGCCTCGATGCCCGCAACGACGCCCGCTTTGCCGGTCAGCAAAGCATCATTTTCCAGTCCATCCGCTCGGTGATGTGCGCCCCGATCAGCTCGGCGAGCCGTATCTGGGGCGTGTGCTATCTCGACAACCTGACGACCAGGAAAACCTTTGAAGATGAGGAACTTGAGTTTCTGATGGCGGTTTCCCGGCAGGCCGGGCTGGCGCTGGAAAACATCTACCTGCTGGAAGAACAGAAAATCACCTTCCAGAGCTTCGTGACGACGTTGGCGGCATCCATTGACGCCCGCGATGACCTGACGGCCGGACACTCGGCGCGGGTGGCGCGGTACTCACGCTCGATTGCGAAGTACATGAACCTGCCGGAAGCCGAGCGCCGCCGGATTTACTACGCCGGATTGCTCCACGACTACGGCAAGATCGGGACGCGCGAGGCCATCCTCTGCAAACCGGGCAAGCTGACGCCGGAAGAGTACGCCCACATGCGCGACCACGCCAAGAACACGTACGACATCCTGTCGAAGATTCACTTCACGCGGGATATGCAGGACCTGCCGCTGGTGGCCGCCGGACATCACGAAAACCTCGACGGCAGCGGTTATCCCTTCGGTCTGAAAGGCGATGAGATTCCGCTGGGCGCGCGTATCATTGCCGTGGCGGACTTCTTCGATGCCCTGACCCACAAGCGTCACTACCGGGAACCCATGCCGATTGAAGAAGTGCTGGAGCTGATTGACGAAAGCACCGGCACGAAGTTTGACCCGCAGGTGGTGGCGGCGCTTAAGCAGTTTGTCCAGCAGGAATTCATCCCCAATCAGCGCAAGCGCGCCGAAGCCGAAGCGCGCCGGGCGCAAGCCCAAGTGCCGCAGGCCGCGCTCATTGACGGCGATACGACGATGCCGGTCATGCCACCGGAAACGGTGATGTCACCGGAAACGGTTTCCATGGACCCGGTGCCGCTGTAAGCCGGGCGTTCTGTCCGCCGCACTACGGGCAGCGTTCTTCCAGGTCGCGGGCGACGCTCGAAGTGGCATCCAATCCGACGCAGCCCCGCACCGGATCGTAGCGGTAGGGGATGCCGGCCGGGTCAAGCGGTGCCCGGTCATAGCGCCCGAAGCGCCTTTCAAAATCCTGGTGAAACAGCGCCAGCGGCCGCCCCATCGTGTCGTAGGCTTCGTCCCGGTGCGCGGCCAGAAGCGGATACAGCTCGGCAAAGCTGGCCGGGTTGCGCTGGTAGGTTTCGCGGAAACGCCCGATCATCCGCTCCATGAAGTCGCGTTCATCGAGTGAGGTGAGTTGTTGCAGCCGCCATTCGGCGCTCAGTCGTGCGCCTTCATGTTCAGCTTCGTCGCGCAGCTTCTGAAACAGCAGATAGGAGGTCCGGCGATCGCCCCCACGGGTTTTGGCCGCGCCGACCATGACGGCTGTCCAGTCCCGGTCGTTGGGGCTGATGGCCAAGGCTGAAGCCCGCTCGTAGGCTTCGGCGCATTCGTCGTACCGTTTGGCCCGCCAGCAGATGGCCCCATAGTCCGACCACAGCCGGAACAGGGTTTTCTGATCGGTTTGCACGGCAATGCCCTTGCGCAGAAGCGCCAGCGCCGC
This window of the Chloracidobacterium sp. N genome carries:
- the mutM gene encoding bifunctional DNA-formamidopyrimidine glycosylase/DNA-(apurinic or apyrimidinic site) lyase — its product is MPELPEVEGVARELQQRLQQRRVIGVRIHRPRLVAPQSVATVVAGMQGAVFAEVGRRGKHLLLHLDNAHTLLVHLRMAGRFLYLAPDAPLPKFTHAVFDLDNDRRLVFQDQRHFAIMRLAPTAALFQLEELRHLAPEPLGPDFTPDYLQRTLAGTRRPIKEVLLDQTRVAGLGNIYAAEVLFAVGLHPLTPANLVSKSKVKDLWKTIRILLEAAIEAGTTLDVNPENITGQYFGAAFAEALLVYDREGEPCLRCETPIARIRQGQRSTYFCPRCQRPRARTGRQPAP
- a CDS encoding SDR family NAD(P)-dependent oxidoreductase, with the translated sequence MELAGRIALVTGGARRLGAAMVRALVAQGVHVALHCHSSHPTAETLAAELRAGGGTVEVFPADLRQRKDVDALFEGILRRFGTLHILVNNAAVFERRPWPELTDADWEQTLAVNLTAPFWCARRAARLMLAQGRGKIINLACVGGVRPWAAYLHYNVSKAGLIMLTEGLAKVLAPVVQVNAIAPGIVNLTGTPEGVTPEDITQALLYLLSADAVTGETLFVDAGYRLGLKPPANLRPA
- a CDS encoding M48 family metallopeptidase yields the protein MATTAASAAASTTSPGQWRAYLYWGVVFIGLASLYPLQVRLDATFSRNRAIEETLYVQSGETVRRLSFGFDGVVSDLYWIRTVQYFGRKLGGGLTGEGAVDFSKLSRDDMPLLEPLLNITTTVDPNFTAAYRTGAIFLAEFDYDAALALLRKGIAVQTDQKTLFRLWSDYGAICWRAKRYDECAEAYERASALAISPNDRDWTAVMVGAAKTRGGDRRTSYLLFQKLRDEAEHEGARLSAEWRLQQLTSLDERDFMERMIGRFRETYQRNPASFAELYPLLAAHRDEAYDTMGRPLALFHQDFERRFGRYDRAPLDPAGIPYRYDPVRGCVGLDATSSVARDLEERCP
- a CDS encoding HD domain-containing phosphohydrolase is translated as MEQHVGKAWGTLKYRDAAGKEATAMLNKPVFRIGRLADNDLQIDDPYVSRLHVELRFDGVHATLVDRSSTGATYVNDQRVSEAQLRSGDRLALGRKLAGTEIVFEYANQGAKPSEAVEPHQVMSVIDHSQTRYLNTSLIRATQLTNAATVNRLKALYEITSAILALTNREELAEKLLTLLFDVLPAERGVILLADPKDNTLRQQAARLRSGDAAQVSPSQTIVRRVYEGNVAELCLDARNDARFAGQQSIIFQSIRSVMCAPISSASRIWGVCYLDNLTTRKTFEDEELEFLMAVSRQAGLALENIYLLEEQKITFQSFVTTLAASIDARDDLTAGHSARVARYSRSIAKYMNLPEAERRRIYYAGLLHDYGKIGTREAILCKPGKLTPEEYAHMRDHAKNTYDILSKIHFTRDMQDLPLVAAGHHENLDGSGYPFGLKGDEIPLGARIIAVADFFDALTHKRHYREPMPIEEVLELIDESTGTKFDPQVVAALKQFVQQEFIPNQRKRAEAEARRAQAQVPQAALIDGDTTMPVMPPETVMSPETVSMDPVPL